The following proteins are encoded in a genomic region of Bradyrhizobium sp. SK17:
- a CDS encoding outer membrane protein, protein MRNVLLASAGMLVLSAFAPAMAADMAARAPYVKAPPPVAYTNWTGFYIGGFGGYASENSGNPKMEGGFVGGTIGYNWQAGNIVYGLEADGGWADVDASITTLGTTVKSKTDALGTVRGRFGFAVDKVLFYGTGGYAWIDNKITVSALGITASQSNFHSGWTVGAGIEAFIAPQWSIKGEYLYRSLGSENYFGVRSGDLNLHSVQFGVNYHFGGPILAKY, encoded by the coding sequence ATGAGGAATGTTTTGCTGGCATCGGCCGGCATGCTTGTACTAAGCGCGTTTGCACCGGCCATGGCCGCCGATATGGCGGCTCGCGCCCCCTACGTGAAGGCTCCGCCGCCGGTCGCTTACACCAACTGGACCGGCTTCTACATCGGCGGCTTCGGTGGCTACGCCAGCGAGAATTCCGGCAACCCGAAGATGGAAGGCGGCTTCGTCGGCGGCACCATCGGCTACAACTGGCAGGCCGGCAACATCGTGTACGGCCTCGAGGCCGACGGCGGCTGGGCTGACGTCGATGCGTCGATCACCACGCTCGGCACCACCGTGAAGAGCAAGACCGATGCGCTCGGCACCGTGCGCGGCCGCTTCGGCTTCGCGGTCGACAAGGTGCTGTTCTACGGCACCGGCGGCTATGCCTGGATCGACAACAAGATCACTGTCAGCGCGCTTGGCATCACGGCGTCGCAGAGCAACTTCCACTCCGGCTGGACCGTCGGCGCCGGCATCGAGGCGTTCATCGCGCCGCAGTGGTCGATCAAGGGCGAGTACCTGTACCGCAGCCTCGGCAGCGAGAACTATTTCGGCGTGCGCTCCGGCGACCTCAACCTGCACAGCGTGCAGTTCGGCGTGAACTATCACTTCGGCGGCCCGATCCTCGCCAAGTACTAA
- a CDS encoding outer membrane protein — translation MRQLLCAAGLAVLSVASVSAADLAARPPAPAPVLVAPAVSWNGFYLGAQGGGGWGTSNETYLGAPNDAAFYGTQNYNTGGGFIGGVIGYNVQAGPAVFGIEGDYHWSAITGRSDIINVGPPSVLDSYYTALRSFGDIKGRLGYADGATLWFVSGGAAVGDIQHRYNAGLAPPSVSASDTRWGWTIGAGVEYMLAANWSAKFEYNYIDLGKVAPIQYSPALNDRSEWSDTFHTVKLGINYHFNAPSPVVAAKY, via the coding sequence ATGAGACAGCTCCTTTGTGCAGCCGGCCTCGCCGTGCTCAGCGTTGCGTCCGTGTCAGCGGCTGACCTCGCCGCGCGCCCCCCTGCTCCGGCGCCAGTCCTCGTCGCGCCGGCCGTCAGCTGGAACGGCTTCTACCTCGGCGCCCAGGGCGGCGGCGGCTGGGGCACCAGCAACGAGACCTATCTCGGCGCGCCGAACGACGCGGCATTCTATGGCACGCAGAACTACAACACCGGCGGTGGCTTCATCGGCGGCGTGATCGGCTACAACGTCCAGGCCGGGCCGGCCGTGTTCGGCATCGAGGGCGACTACCACTGGTCGGCCATCACAGGCCGCTCCGACATCATCAATGTCGGGCCACCCAGCGTGCTCGACAGCTACTACACCGCGCTGCGCAGCTTCGGCGACATCAAGGGCCGGCTCGGCTACGCCGACGGCGCCACCTTGTGGTTCGTGAGCGGCGGCGCGGCGGTCGGCGACATCCAGCACCGCTACAACGCGGGTCTCGCGCCGCCCTCGGTGTCGGCCAGCGACACGCGCTGGGGCTGGACCATCGGCGCCGGCGTCGAATACATGCTGGCGGCGAACTGGTCGGCCAAGTTCGAGTACAACTACATCGATCTCGGCAAGGTCGCCCCGATCCAGTATTCACCCGCGCTCAACGACCGCTCGGAATGGAGCGACACGTTCCACACCGTCAAGCTCGGCATCAACTACCATTTCAACGCGCCGAGCCCGGTGGTCGCCGCGAAATACTGA
- a CDS encoding outer membrane protein, which translates to MKKFLLGTVALIAFAAPAAAADLAARPYTKAPPMIAAVYDWSGFYIGANGGWGSSHNCWNQTPGGISIGSDGCHDATGGVAGGQIGYRWQSGTWVFGLEAQGDWADLKGSNASVIFPGLFTNQSKIDAFGLFTGQIGYAVNNTLLYVKGGAALTDNRYSTYFTPTGVLAGRASDTRWGGTVGAGVEFGFAPNWTAGLEYDHLFMQDNTYNLVTPTGALNSTIRERQDVDLVTVRVNYRWGGPVVARY; encoded by the coding sequence ATGAAGAAGTTTTTGCTCGGTACGGTCGCGTTGATCGCGTTCGCTGCGCCGGCCGCGGCGGCCGATCTGGCTGCCCGTCCCTACACCAAGGCGCCGCCGATGATCGCCGCCGTGTACGACTGGAGCGGCTTCTACATCGGCGCCAACGGCGGCTGGGGCTCGAGCCACAATTGCTGGAACCAGACCCCGGGCGGAATTTCCATCGGCAGCGATGGTTGTCATGACGCGACGGGCGGCGTCGCCGGTGGCCAGATCGGCTATCGCTGGCAGTCCGGCACCTGGGTGTTCGGCCTCGAGGCACAGGGCGACTGGGCTGACCTGAAGGGCAGCAACGCCAGCGTGATCTTCCCGGGCCTCTTCACCAACCAGAGCAAGATCGACGCTTTCGGCCTGTTCACCGGCCAGATCGGCTACGCCGTCAACAACACGCTGCTCTACGTCAAGGGCGGCGCGGCGCTGACCGACAACCGCTACAGCACCTACTTCACGCCGACCGGCGTGCTCGCCGGCCGCGCCAGCGACACCCGCTGGGGCGGCACCGTGGGCGCCGGCGTCGAATTCGGCTTCGCCCCGAACTGGACCGCTGGTCTCGAATACGACCACCTGTTCATGCAGGACAACACCTACAACCTGGTCACCCCGACCGGCGCGCTCAACAGCACCATCCGCGAGCGCCAGGACGTCGACCTCGTCACCGTCCGCGTCAACTACAGGTGGGGCGGCCCGGTGGTCGCGCGGTACTGA
- a CDS encoding single-stranded DNA-binding protein, which translates to MAGSVNKVILVGNLGKDPEIRRTQDGRPIANLSIATSETWRDKGTGERKEKTEWHRVVIFNEGLCKVAEQYLKKGAKVYIEGQLQTRKWTDQSGVEKYSTEVVLQGFNSNLTMLDGRSGGGGSFSDDGGSDFGSSGPVSSAPRRAVAAGGGSRNSDMDDDIPF; encoded by the coding sequence ATGGCGGGAAGCGTGAACAAGGTGATCCTGGTCGGAAACCTCGGCAAGGATCCGGAAATCCGGCGGACGCAGGACGGCCGTCCGATCGCAAACCTTTCCATCGCCACCTCGGAGACCTGGCGCGACAAGGGCACCGGCGAGCGCAAGGAAAAGACCGAGTGGCATCGCGTCGTGATCTTCAACGAGGGTCTCTGCAAGGTCGCCGAGCAATACCTGAAGAAGGGTGCCAAGGTGTACATCGAGGGCCAGTTGCAGACCCGCAAATGGACCGACCAGAGCGGCGTCGAGAAGTACTCGACCGAGGTCGTGCTGCAAGGCTTCAACTCGAACCTCACCATGCTCGACGGCCGTAGCGGCGGAGGCGGCAGCTTCTCCGATGATGGCGGCAGCGATTTCGGCTCGTCCGGTCCGGTCAGCTCGGCGCCGCGCCGCGCGGTCGCCGCCGGCGGCGGCAGCCGCAACAGCGACATGGACGACGACATCCCGTTCTGA
- a CDS encoding DUF2306 domain-containing protein translates to MSLAPLLDAAPAIPLHAFAAMAAFVLGAIQLAAPKGTLPHRTLGWIWVILMVIVAGSSFWIHQLRLVGPWSPIHLLSIFSLVMLVLGVLAARRHNVRSHKFTMIGIFFGALVIAGLFTFVPGRIMHAVVFGQ, encoded by the coding sequence ATGAGCCTTGCGCCGTTGCTCGACGCCGCGCCTGCGATCCCGCTCCATGCCTTTGCCGCGATGGCCGCCTTCGTGCTCGGCGCCATCCAACTGGCCGCGCCCAAGGGCACGTTGCCGCATCGGACGCTGGGCTGGATCTGGGTGATCCTGATGGTCATCGTCGCCGGGAGCTCGTTCTGGATCCATCAGCTCCGGCTGGTCGGTCCGTGGAGCCCGATCCATCTGCTGTCGATCTTCTCGCTGGTGATGCTGGTGCTCGGCGTGTTGGCGGCGCGGCGCCACAATGTCCGCAGCCACAAGTTCACGATGATCGGCATCTTCTTCGGCGCGCTGGTGATTGCCGGCCTGTTCACCTTCGTGCCCGGGCGGATCATGCACGCCGTCGTGTTCGGGCAGTGA
- the gyrA gene encoding DNA gyrase subunit A gives MSEPEDDKPGEPRLPSDIRPVSILDEMKKSYLDYAMSVIVSRALPDARDGLKPVHRRILYSMHEQGHTPDKKYVKSARVVGDVIGKYHPHGDQSIYDAMVRMAQDFSLRVPLIDGQGNFGSIDGDPPAAYRYTEARLTKAALAVLADIDMDTVDFQPNYDNSEKEPSVLPARFPNLLVNGAGGIAVGMATNIPPHNLGEVVDACVALIDNPGLTIDELIDIIPGPDFPTGGIILGRQGIRSAYHLGRGSIVMRGKVTIDTIRKDREAIIITEIPYQVNKASMVERIGDLAREKKIEGIGELRDESDREGYRVVIELKRDAVPDVVLNQLYKFTPLQTNFPANMLALDSGRPQTMTLKDLLTIFVAFREQVVTRRTKFLLGKARDRAHILVGLAIAVANIDEMIRVIRTSPDPTTARDALMSRDWPARDVEAMITLIDDPRHRINEDGTLRLSMEQARAILDLRLQRLTALGRDEISDELDKLAAEIADYLDILRSRARVQEIVKTELAEVKQQFATPRKTQIIEQEGEVEDEDLIQREDMVVTVSHAGYVKRVPLSTYRAQRRGGKGRAGMQTRDEDFVSRLFVASTHTPVLFFSSRGQVYKEKVWRLPMAAPNARGKALINILPLEQGERITTIMPLPEDESSWGNLDVMFATTSGTVRRNKLSDFVDVRRSGIIAMKLGEGEAIVDVQICTERDDVLLTAAGGQCIRFPVPDVRVFTGRTSMGVRGIALAEADRLISLAILRHVETTSDERSAYLKMRRAVAGEATTEEPVEAEGEETANDSIQLSQERYAELSAAEQVVLTVSVNGYGKRTSSYEYRTTGRGGKGIVAMSVNNRNGNLVASFPVEDADQIMLVTDKGQLIRCPVADIRVAGRSTQGVIVFDTAEDEHVVSVEHIPEEENGENGNGG, from the coding sequence TTGTCCGAACCCGAAGACGACAAGCCCGGCGAGCCGCGGCTGCCCTCAGATATTCGTCCCGTTTCCATTCTCGACGAGATGAAGAAGTCCTACCTCGATTACGCGATGAGCGTGATCGTGTCGCGTGCGCTGCCCGATGCGCGCGACGGGCTGAAGCCGGTGCACCGGCGCATTCTCTACTCGATGCATGAGCAGGGACACACGCCGGACAAGAAGTACGTCAAGTCCGCACGCGTCGTCGGTGACGTGATCGGTAAGTACCATCCGCATGGCGACCAGTCGATCTACGACGCGATGGTCCGCATGGCGCAGGACTTCTCGCTGCGCGTGCCGCTGATCGACGGCCAGGGCAATTTCGGCTCGATCGACGGCGATCCGCCGGCGGCCTACCGATATACCGAAGCGCGGCTGACCAAGGCGGCGCTCGCGGTTCTCGCCGACATCGACATGGATACTGTCGATTTCCAGCCGAACTACGACAATTCCGAGAAAGAGCCGTCGGTCCTGCCGGCCCGGTTCCCGAACCTGCTGGTCAACGGCGCCGGCGGCATCGCCGTCGGCATGGCGACCAACATCCCGCCGCACAATCTCGGCGAGGTCGTCGATGCCTGCGTGGCACTGATCGACAATCCGGGGCTCACGATCGACGAACTGATCGACATCATTCCGGGTCCCGATTTCCCGACCGGTGGCATCATCCTCGGGCGCCAGGGCATCCGCTCCGCCTATCACCTCGGCCGCGGCTCGATCGTGATGCGCGGCAAGGTGACCATCGATACCATCCGCAAGGATCGCGAAGCGATCATCATCACCGAGATTCCGTATCAGGTGAACAAGGCCTCGATGGTCGAGCGCATCGGCGATCTGGCACGCGAGAAGAAGATCGAGGGCATCGGCGAGTTGCGCGACGAGTCCGACCGCGAGGGCTACCGCGTCGTCATCGAACTGAAGCGCGACGCCGTGCCGGACGTGGTGCTCAACCAGCTCTACAAGTTCACGCCGCTGCAGACGAACTTCCCCGCCAACATGCTGGCGCTGGATTCCGGTCGTCCGCAGACCATGACCCTGAAGGACCTGCTCACCATCTTCGTCGCGTTCCGCGAACAGGTGGTGACGCGGCGGACCAAGTTCCTGCTCGGCAAGGCGCGCGACCGCGCCCACATCCTGGTCGGCCTTGCGATCGCGGTTGCCAATATCGACGAGATGATCCGCGTGATCCGGACCTCGCCCGATCCGACCACCGCACGCGACGCCCTGATGTCGCGCGACTGGCCGGCGCGCGACGTCGAAGCGATGATCACGCTGATCGACGATCCCCGGCATCGCATCAACGAAGATGGTACGCTGCGGCTGTCGATGGAACAGGCCCGGGCCATCCTCGATCTGCGGCTGCAACGCCTGACTGCGCTTGGGCGGGACGAGATTTCCGACGAGCTCGACAAGCTCGCGGCCGAGATCGCCGACTATCTCGACATCCTGCGCTCGCGTGCGCGGGTGCAGGAGATCGTCAAGACCGAACTGGCCGAGGTGAAGCAGCAGTTCGCCACCCCGCGCAAGACTCAGATCATCGAGCAGGAAGGCGAGGTCGAGGACGAGGACCTGATCCAGCGCGAGGACATGGTCGTCACCGTGTCGCATGCGGGCTACGTCAAGCGCGTGCCGCTCTCGACCTACCGGGCGCAGCGCCGTGGCGGCAAGGGCCGCGCCGGCATGCAGACCCGCGACGAGGATTTCGTCTCGCGCCTGTTCGTGGCCTCCACCCACACGCCGGTGCTGTTCTTCTCGTCGCGCGGCCAGGTCTACAAGGAGAAGGTCTGGCGGCTGCCGATGGCGGCCCCCAACGCGCGCGGCAAGGCACTGATCAACATCCTGCCGCTGGAGCAGGGCGAGCGCATCACCACGATCATGCCGCTGCCGGAGGATGAATCCTCCTGGGGCAATCTCGACGTGATGTTCGCGACCACGAGCGGCACGGTTCGCCGCAACAAGCTGTCCGACTTCGTCGACGTCCGCCGCTCCGGCATCATCGCGATGAAGCTCGGGGAGGGCGAGGCGATCGTCGACGTGCAGATCTGCACCGAGCGCGACGACGTGCTGCTGACCGCCGCCGGCGGGCAGTGCATCCGCTTCCCGGTCCCCGATGTGCGGGTGTTCACCGGCCGTACCTCGATGGGCGTGCGCGGCATCGCGCTGGCCGAGGCCGACAGGCTGATCTCGCTGGCCATCCTGCGCCATGTCGAGACCACCTCCGACGAGCGCTCGGCGTACTTGAAGATGCGCCGCGCGGTGGCCGGCGAGGCCACGACCGAGGAGCCGGTCGAGGCCGAGGGCGAAGAGACGGCGAACGATTCGATCCAGCTCTCGCAGGAGCGCTACGCCGAGCTGTCGGCGGCCGAGCAGGTGGTGCTGACGGTGTCCGTCAACGGCTACGGCAAGCGGACCTCGTCCTACGAGTACCGCACCACCGGCCGCGGCGGCAAAGGCATCGTCGCGATGAGCGTCAACAACCGCAACGGCAATCTGGTGGCCTCGTTCCCGGTCGAGGATGCCGACCAGATCATGCTGGTCACCGACAAGGGCCAGCTGATCCGCTGCCCGGTGGCCGACATCCGCGTCGCCGGCCGCTCGACCCAGGGCGTCATCGTGTTCGACACCGCCGAGGACGAGCACGTGGTCTCGGTCGAGCACATTCCGGAAGAGGAAAACGGCGAGAACGGCAACGGCGGCTAG
- a CDS encoding phosphotransferase family protein produces the protein MADDPPLQLKPRLTISIEQAQAIVSSIAPHATVSDVIELRGGEISTILEIVLADAPNCILKAYPTQLQWKMAKEVHVLGLLRDVAIPVPRILLADDTRSTIDLSFVLMSKLDGVMLGQREPGLTEQELFAIHAEMGAALRRINDVTLDSFGYIGPDGVWTPHPSNRAYMSAQFERKLTEFCTRGGDAALAERLQASIAARSHLLDAAQTPRLCHYDLHAGNVLVNAEGSPQLSGIVDFENCTAGDPLMDMAKALYYFTPKDAPKRDGLLAGHGTRDRPDWEATIALYRLACTLELWCWFAQIGKVDALPKLTAELESTA, from the coding sequence ATGGCGGACGATCCACCGCTTCAGCTCAAACCGAGGCTGACGATCTCGATCGAGCAGGCGCAAGCCATCGTCAGCAGCATCGCCCCGCACGCAACTGTGAGCGATGTCATCGAACTGCGCGGCGGCGAGATCAGTACGATCCTCGAGATCGTGCTGGCGGACGCGCCCAACTGCATCCTCAAGGCCTACCCGACGCAGTTGCAATGGAAGATGGCGAAGGAGGTCCACGTCCTCGGGCTGTTGCGCGATGTCGCTATTCCCGTCCCCCGCATTCTCCTCGCCGACGATACGCGTTCAACGATCGATCTCAGCTTCGTGCTGATGAGCAAGCTCGACGGCGTCATGCTCGGCCAGCGCGAGCCGGGGTTGACCGAGCAGGAGCTGTTTGCGATCCATGCCGAGATGGGCGCGGCGCTGCGCAGGATCAACGACGTCACCCTCGATAGCTTCGGCTATATCGGCCCGGACGGCGTCTGGACGCCGCACCCGAGCAACCGGGCCTACATGTCGGCCCAGTTCGAGCGCAAGCTGACGGAGTTTTGCACGCGCGGCGGGGACGCGGCGCTGGCCGAGCGGCTACAGGCCAGCATTGCCGCACGCAGCCATTTGCTCGACGCAGCCCAGACGCCGCGCCTGTGCCATTACGATCTCCATGCCGGAAATGTGCTGGTGAACGCCGAGGGAAGCCCGCAGCTTTCCGGCATCGTCGATTTCGAGAATTGCACGGCCGGCGATCCGCTGATGGATATGGCCAAGGCGCTGTACTACTTCACGCCGAAGGACGCGCCGAAGCGCGACGGCCTGCTCGCCGGCCACGGCACACGCGACCGGCCGGATTGGGAGGCCACGATCGCGCTCTACCGGCTCGCCTGCACGCTGGAGCTCTGGTGCTGGTTCGCGCAGATCGGCAAGGTCGACGCGCTCCCCAAGCTCACGGCAGAACTGGAGAGCACCGCATAG
- a CDS encoding potassium transporter Kup, whose translation MTLGALGVVYGDIGTSPLYALKEAAKAAAHGGPLTHSAVLGTVSLILWALILIISVKYAMLILRADNRGEGGIVALLALLSARNAAPGTWRSHLLVVGLVGAALLYGDGAITPAISVLSAIEGLKVDAPSLAPAVVPLTVIILIGLFIMQKQGTGFIGKIFGPVMLFWFAVLAALGIHGIVKAPAVLVALSPYYAFDFLVHQDFHVSFAILGAAFLAVTGGEAMYADMGHFGRFPIRLAWFAICLPALVLNYFGQAGELINDPNSIDNPFFQLAPDWAHYPLVLLATVATVIASQAIISGVFSLTQQSIQLGFLPRMHIRHTTSDAIGQIYVPLVNWLLAAATLGAVLAFGTSDALAGAYGIAVSLLMAITTLLAALVAIQWGYSPILVIAVNGFFFIIDAIFFAANTEKLFEGGWFPLLLAAAVAFLMLTWRSGVKLVEKARSKLRQPEEDLIETAVNKCSARLPGTAVFLASAPNGVPLALTQFVKHNHVLHQRVLLVTVQIEERPRIADEERADVIEISPGITRIILHYGFMQYPTIYEGLKLACRQNKLPGIDLSDVTYYIGRETIIPREDVPGMWVWRESLFAFLQRNAERSAAFFGVPTGQVVEFGTEIEI comes from the coding sequence ATCACCCTCGGTGCCCTCGGTGTCGTCTATGGCGACATCGGCACCAGCCCGCTCTACGCCCTGAAGGAAGCGGCCAAGGCCGCCGCCCATGGCGGCCCGCTCACCCACAGTGCCGTGCTCGGCACGGTCTCGCTGATCCTGTGGGCGCTGATCCTCATCATCTCGGTCAAATACGCCATGCTGATCCTGCGCGCGGACAACCGCGGCGAAGGCGGCATCGTCGCCCTGCTGGCCTTGCTGTCGGCGCGAAATGCGGCGCCCGGCACCTGGCGCTCCCACCTGTTGGTGGTCGGACTGGTCGGGGCCGCCCTGCTCTATGGCGACGGCGCGATCACGCCGGCAATCTCGGTGCTGTCTGCGATCGAGGGCCTCAAGGTCGACGCGCCCTCGCTGGCGCCGGCGGTGGTGCCGCTCACCGTCATCATCCTGATCGGCCTGTTCATCATGCAGAAGCAGGGCACCGGCTTCATCGGCAAGATCTTCGGCCCGGTGATGCTGTTCTGGTTCGCCGTGCTCGCAGCGCTCGGCATTCACGGCATCGTCAAGGCGCCCGCGGTGCTGGTCGCGCTCAGCCCGTACTACGCGTTCGACTTCCTGGTGCATCAGGATTTCCACGTCAGCTTCGCCATCCTCGGCGCCGCCTTCCTCGCGGTCACCGGCGGTGAGGCGATGTATGCCGACATGGGACATTTCGGCCGCTTCCCGATCCGGCTGGCCTGGTTCGCGATCTGCCTGCCCGCGCTGGTGCTGAATTATTTCGGCCAGGCCGGCGAGCTGATCAACGACCCGAACTCGATCGACAACCCGTTCTTCCAGCTCGCTCCCGACTGGGCGCATTACCCGCTGGTGCTGCTCGCGACCGTCGCGACCGTGATCGCCTCGCAGGCCATCATCTCCGGCGTGTTCTCGCTGACCCAGCAGTCGATCCAACTCGGCTTCCTGCCGCGCATGCATATCCGCCACACCACCAGCGATGCGATCGGCCAGATCTATGTGCCGCTGGTGAACTGGCTGCTCGCGGCGGCGACGCTCGGCGCGGTGCTCGCCTTCGGCACCTCGGACGCCCTCGCCGGCGCCTACGGCATCGCCGTGTCGCTGCTGATGGCCATCACTACTCTGCTTGCGGCCCTGGTGGCGATCCAGTGGGGCTACTCGCCGATCCTGGTGATCGCGGTGAACGGCTTCTTCTTCATCATCGACGCGATCTTCTTCGCAGCCAACACCGAGAAGCTGTTCGAGGGCGGCTGGTTCCCGCTGCTGCTCGCTGCCGCCGTCGCGTTCCTGATGCTGACCTGGCGCAGCGGCGTGAAGCTGGTCGAGAAGGCACGCAGCAAGCTGCGCCAGCCGGAAGAGGACCTGATCGAGACCGCGGTCAACAAATGCAGCGCCCGCCTGCCCGGCACCGCCGTGTTCCTGGCATCGGCCCCCAATGGGGTGCCGCTGGCGCTGACGCAATTCGTCAAGCACAATCACGTGCTGCATCAGCGCGTGCTGCTGGTCACCGTGCAGATCGAGGAGCGACCGCGGATTGCGGACGAAGAGCGCGCCGACGTCATCGAGATCAGCCCCGGCATCACGCGGATCATCCTCCACTATGGCTTCATGCAGTATCCGACGATCTATGAGGGACTGAAACTGGCCTGCCGGCAGAACAAGCTGCCCGGCATCGACCTCTCGGACGTGACCTATTACATCGGCCGCGAAACCATCATCCCGCGCGAGGACGTTCCGGGCATGTGGGTGTGGCGCGAGTCGCTGTTCGCCTTCCTGCAACGTAACGCCGAGCGGTCGGCGGCGTTCTTCGGCGTGCCAACCGGCCAGGTCGTGGAGTTCGGCACGGAGATCGAGATCTAG
- the coaD gene encoding pantetheine-phosphate adenylyltransferase — protein sequence MSRIALYPGSFDPVTNGHLDVVRQAVGLCDRLIVAIGVHPGKKPLFSTEERLAMVHEVFGPIAQKAGCAFESATYDNLTVAAARAAKATIMIRGLRDGTDLDYEMQLAGMNEAMAPEVHTVFVPASVGVRPITATLVRQIAQMGGDFSAFVPSSVAASLKAKFAG from the coding sequence ATGTCCCGTATCGCGCTCTATCCCGGCTCCTTCGATCCCGTCACCAACGGCCATCTCGACGTGGTCCGGCAGGCCGTCGGCCTGTGCGACCGCCTGATCGTCGCCATCGGCGTCCACCCTGGCAAGAAGCCGCTGTTTTCCACCGAGGAACGGCTGGCCATGGTCCATGAGGTGTTCGGTCCGATCGCCCAGAAGGCGGGCTGCGCCTTCGAGAGCGCGACCTATGACAACCTCACGGTCGCGGCCGCACGCGCGGCCAAGGCCACCATCATGATTCGCGGCCTGCGCGACGGCACCGATCTCGATTACGAGATGCAATTGGCCGGCATGAACGAGGCGATGGCGCCCGAGGTGCATACCGTGTTCGTTCCGGCGTCGGTCGGCGTCCGCCCGATCACCGCCACACTGGTGCGCCAAATCGCCCAGATGGGCGGCGACTTCTCTGCATTCGTGCCGTCATCAGTCGCCGCTAGCCTGAAGGCCAAGTTCGCCGGTTGA
- a CDS encoding peptidylprolyl isomerase codes for MIRILAFVAALLCVVPAVAQPLPANLDKANAIVIDTTKGRIVIKLRTDIAPKHAERIKQLAREGFYNNVPFHRVMDGFMAQTGDGQNFNGTGGSKYPNLKQEFSQVPFKRGIVGMARRGDSVDSANSQFFIMFADGPSLNGQYTVIGEVVSGMDVVDKLKKAPAGSPSGSVTDPDKMVKVQVASDIK; via the coding sequence ATGATCCGCATTCTTGCATTCGTTGCCGCGCTGCTCTGCGTCGTGCCCGCGGTCGCGCAGCCGCTGCCCGCCAATCTCGACAAGGCCAATGCGATCGTGATCGACACCACCAAGGGCCGCATCGTCATCAAGCTGCGCACCGACATCGCGCCGAAGCACGCCGAGCGCATCAAGCAGCTCGCGCGCGAGGGCTTCTACAACAACGTGCCGTTCCATCGCGTGATGGATGGCTTCATGGCGCAGACCGGCGACGGCCAGAATTTCAACGGCACCGGCGGCTCGAAATATCCGAACCTGAAGCAGGAGTTCTCTCAGGTGCCGTTCAAGCGCGGCATCGTCGGCATGGCCCGGCGCGGCGACAGCGTGGACAGCGCCAATTCGCAGTTCTTCATCATGTTCGCCGACGGGCCGAGCCTCAACGGCCAGTACACCGTGATCGGCGAGGTGGTGTCGGGCATGGATGTGGTCGACAAGCTGAAGAAGGCGCCCGCGGGCTCGCCGAGCGGCAGCGTCACCGATCCGGACAAGATGGTGAAGGTCCAGGTCGCATCCGACATCAAGTGA
- a CDS encoding peptidylprolyl isomerase, translated as MAATENTLILETTQGPVTIEMRPDLAPGHVARIKELVREGFYDGIVFHRVIDGFMAQTGCPQGTGMGGSGKKLKAEFNKEPHVRGTASMARAANPDSGDSQFFICFDDASFLNGQYTVWGKVTEGMENVDKIKRGEPVKDPDKIVKARMAADAS; from the coding sequence ATGGCTGCTACCGAAAATACTCTGATCCTCGAAACCACCCAGGGCCCGGTCACGATCGAGATGCGGCCGGACCTCGCGCCGGGCCACGTCGCGCGGATCAAGGAGCTGGTGCGCGAGGGCTTCTACGACGGCATCGTGTTCCACCGCGTGATCGACGGCTTCATGGCGCAGACCGGCTGTCCGCAGGGCACCGGCATGGGCGGCTCCGGCAAGAAGCTGAAGGCCGAATTCAACAAGGAGCCGCATGTCCGCGGCACCGCCTCGATGGCCCGCGCCGCCAATCCGGATTCCGGCGACAGCCAGTTCTTCATCTGCTTCGACGATGCTTCCTTCCTCAACGGCCAGTACACGGTCTGGGGCAAGGTCACCGAGGGCATGGAGAATGTCGACAAGATCAAGCGCGGCGAGCCGGTGAAGGACCCGGACAAGATCGTCAAGGCGCGCATGGCCGCCGACGCCTCCTGA